The Cygnus atratus isolate AKBS03 ecotype Queensland, Australia chromosome 7, CAtr_DNAZoo_HiC_assembly, whole genome shotgun sequence genome includes a window with the following:
- the GPR26 gene encoding G-protein coupled receptor 26, which produces MSIWEVILAFVVVVLMLVALLANVLVLMCFLYSADIRKQVPGLFILNLTFCNLLMTVSNMPLTLAGIIYKSQPGGDQICHIVGFLETFLTTNSMLSMAALSIDRWIAVVFPLSYHSKMRYRDAALILSYTWLHSVSFPIVAASLSWVGFHHLYASCTLYNKRPEDRTQFVIFTGVFHTLSFLLSLIVLCFTYLKVLKVARFHCKRIDVITMQTLVLLVDIHPSVRERCLEEQKRRRQRATKKISTFIGTFILCFAPYVITRLVELSSVVPINSHWGIISKCLAYSKVVSDPFVYSLLRNQYKKTWKDIINKILKRSSINSSALTSESHNQNILQLNE; this is translated from the exons ATGAGCATCTGGGAGGTGATCCTGGCTTTCGTGGTGGTGGTGCTGATGCTCGTGGCCCTGCTGGCCAATGTGCTGGTGCTGATGTGCTTCCTGTACAGCGCTGACATCCGCAAGCAGGTCCCGGGATTGTTCATCCTCAACCTCACCTTCTGCAACCTGTTGATGACCGTTTCGAACATGCCCCTGACTTTGGCTGGGATCATTTACAAGAGTCAACCAGGAGGAGATCAGATCTGCCACATTGTGGGCTTCCTGGAGACTTTCCTCACCACGAACTCCATGCTGAGCATGGCAGCTTTGAGCATTGACAGGTGGATTGCTGTGGTCTTCCCTCTAAGTTATCACTCCAAAATGAGGTACAGAGATGCTGCTCTCATACTGAGCTACACGTGGTTGCACTCGGTGTCGTTCCCGATAGTGGCAGCTTCTCTCTCCTGGGTGGGTTTCCATCACCTCTATGCCTCCTGCACCCTGTACAACAAGAGACCAGAGGATAGGACACAGTTTGTGATTTTCACTGGGGTCTTTCACACCCTcagcttcctcctctcccttaTAGTCCTGTGTTTCACATATCTAAAAGTGCTGAAGGTGGCACGGTTTCACTGTAAGCGGATTGACGTGATCACTATGCAGACCCTGGTGCTGCTTGTGGACATCCATCCCAG TGTAAGAGAGCGTTGTCTGGAAGAACAAAAGAGACGGCGGCAACgagcaacaaagaaaataagtacCTTTATTGGTACTTTTATACTTTGTTTTGCACCTTATGTTATCACAAG GCTTGTTGAATTGTCCTCTGTGGTCCCCATCAATTCCCACTGGGGAATCATTTCCAAGTGCTTAGCTTACAGCAAAGTTGTTTCCGACCCTTTTGTGTACTCTTTGCTACGGAATCAGTACAAGAAGACATGGAAGGACATCATAAACAAGATCCTCAAAAGAAGCTCCATCAACTCCTCTGCCCTCACGAGTGAGTCGCACAACCAGAATATTTTGCAGCTGAACGAATGA